In one Trichosurus vulpecula isolate mTriVul1 chromosome 8, mTriVul1.pri, whole genome shotgun sequence genomic region, the following are encoded:
- the LOC118830259 gene encoding interferon-induced protein with tetratricopeptide repeats 5-like has translation MSQMPRNSLKIILRQLKCHFTWNLLKEDIDLLNLEDTIIDQIEFLDMKSKVTLYNLLAYVKHLKGQNEEALRCLKHAEERIQVEHADQVEIRSLVTWGNFAWVYYYMERFPKAQYYADKVQKGYRKLPNSSRYKIECPEVYCEEGWALLKCGRKYYERAKACFEKALKMEPDNPEFNSGFAIAAYRLDDKEYSCQRVSSLDPLRRAVELNPDNTFVMALLALKLQDLKQEAEGERYIREALEKMSSQPYVLRYAAKFYRRQNSPSKALQLLKIALQATPTSAFLHHQIGVCYKVLMILVKQSTKKRAREKEKEKRELIQSAIFHFRAAMEQNSMFVFAYTDLANMYAEAGQYEKAEDVFQKALHLQHVTDENKQQVHFHYGRFQETHRKSEDAAIYHYLEGVKIKVESSITSKLISALQRLATRRLYENAVDVKSWGALGFIHKLKGQKRQAIECYERALKLDPENGDYISALFELRLSF, from the coding sequence CCAAATGCCTaggaattccttaaaaattatccTGAGGCAGCTGAAATGCCACTTTACGTGGAACTTGCTGAAGGAAGACATCGATCTACTTAATCTGGAAGACACAATCATTGACCAGATTGAATTCCTAGATATGAAATCCAAAGTCACCCTTTATAACCTATTGGCCTATGTAAAACATCTGAAAGGTCAAAATGAGGAGGCGCTGAGATGCTTAAAACACGCTGAAGAGAGGATCCAGGTGGAACATGCTGACCAAGTGGAAATAAGAAGCCTCGTTACCTGGGGAAATTTTGCCTGGGTCTATTATTACATGGAAAGATTTCCCAAAGCTCAGTATTATGCGGACAAGGTGCAAAAAGGCTACAGGAAGCTTCCAAATTCCTCCCGCTATAAGATAGAATGCCCTGAGGTTTACTGTGAGGAAGGGTGGGCTCTGCTAAAGTGTGGAAGGAAGTATTATGAGAGGGCCAAGGCGTGTTTTGAGAAGGCCCTGAAAATGGAACCAGACAACCCCGAGTTTAACTCTGGCTTTGCCATCGCAGCCTATCGACTGGACGACAAGGAATATTCTTGTCAAAGAGTTTCGTCCCTGGACCCTCTCCGGAGAGCAGTGGAACTGAATCCGGACAACACGTTTGTGATGGCCCTACTTGCCCTGAAGCTTCAGGACCTAAAACAGGAAGCCGAGGGAGAACGGTACATTCGGGAGGCCTTGGAGAAGATGTCCTCACAGCCTTATGTCCTTCGTTATGCAGCGAAATTTTACCGGAGACAAAACTCCCCCAGTAAAGCTCTTCAGCTCCTAAAAATCGCCTTGCAGGCAACACCCACTTCGGCTTTCTTGCATCACCAGATAGGGGTTTGCTACAAAGTTCTGATGATCCTCGTGAAACAGTCGACCAAAAAACGAgccagggaaaaagagaaagagaaacggGAGCTAATTCAGTCTGCCATATTTCATTTTCGAGCAGCCATGGAGCAGAATTCCATGTTCGTGTTTGCTTACACAGACCTAGCCAACATGTACGCAGAGGCGGGTCAGTACGAAAAGGCAGAAGATGTATTTCAGAAAGCCCTTCACCTGCAGCACGTGACGGACGAAAACAAGCAACAGGTCCATTTCCATTACGGCCGCTTTCAGGAGACTCACAGGAAATCTGAGGATGCCGCTATCTACCATTATTTAGAAGGTGTAAAGATTAAAGTGGAGTCTTCTATTACCTCCAAACTGATCAGCGCTCTGCAGAGATTGGCCACGCGGCGACTTTATGAGAATGCCGTGGATGTAAAGAGTTGGGGCGCCCTGGGTTTCATTCACAAGCTAAAGGGACAAAAGAGACAAGCCATCGAGTGCTATGAGAGAGCCCTGAAGCTGGACCCCGAGAACGGGGACTACATCAGTGCCCTGTTTGAGCTGCGGCTCTCCTTTTGA